A section of the Oreochromis niloticus isolate F11D_XX linkage group LG9, O_niloticus_UMD_NMBU, whole genome shotgun sequence genome encodes:
- the LOC109200427 gene encoding zinc finger protein 708-like: MSSTQKDQHGPRSQRSQDADKPHRRKREKKYTCDECGKDFTRKSELKQHQLIHTGERLFSCDLCGKLFSWKNVLKRHQIVHSGVKAYSCDQCGRAFTHSSNLQRHLVTHSGMKAYSCDICGKTFSQLWYRNIHLRIHSGEDVYWCDQCGKYFTTDAHLQSHMFTHTEERPYQCDLCEKTFKLRVT; the protein is encoded by the exons atgaGTTCGACACAGAAG gaccaacatggaccgagaagtcagcgctctcaggacgccgacaaacctcacagaagaaagagagagaaaaaatacacctgtgacgagtgtgggaaggattttacgaGGAAGTCTGAACTAAAacaacatcagctcatccacactggagagagactgttcagctgtgacttgtgtggaaagttgTTTTCCTGGAAGAATGTCCTAAAAAGACACCAAAtcgtccacagtggagttaaagcttacagctgtgatcagtgtggcagagcttttactcacagtagcAACTTACAGAgacatctagttacccactctggaatgaaggcatacagctgtgacatctgtggaaaaactttcagccagCTATGGTACCGAAATatacacctacgcattcactcCGGAGAAGATGTGTACtggtgtgatcagtgtggcaaatACTTTACAACAGACGCACATTTACAAagccacatgtttacccacactgaggagagaccttatcaatgcgacctgtgtgagaagacttttaaactcCGAGTCACCTGA